A part of Bacteroidota bacterium genomic DNA contains:
- a CDS encoding TonB-dependent receptor, translating to MLNRLILLLLIIPQFIFSQENSTNPNQKFTISGYVKDGKNGEALIGALVYKKDTQLGSSTNEYGFYSLTLPAGKHTLLISFVGYTSITQEIDLTKNTTLNFEPKEQGRDLQEVEITAEAADKNVKSMEMSVAKLDIKQIQKMPALLGEVDVIKTIQLLPGVTTVGEGASGFNVRGGNIDQNLVLLDEAPVYNSSHLFGFFSVFNPDAVKDVKLIKGGIPSQYGGRVSSILDIRMKEGNSKTYEVNGGIGTIFSRLAIEAPIKKDKASFIIAGRRSYIDVLAKPALKKRQPELADAKFYFYDLTAKINWKINDKNTVFLSGYLGRDVFGAGFTFNWGNTTTSLRWNHIFNSKLFMNMTAFYSNYDYQLGFKQEGTSQKFEWKSNIINYSVKPDFAYYLNSKNTIRFGVQAIYFDFVPGKAAVTDNKSNTINISLENKKGIEYGVYLGNEQKLLPRLTAEYGIRWSFYNYLGEGTVYYYRDTIPNEELPLDREEKAKSWESIKFYHNPEPRLALNYTIDDKSSIKASYNRMAQYIQIVSNTAASTPLDVYTPVTNNIKPLVADQGAIGYFRNFKENMYETSIEIYYKYMQNQLDYIDNSDLLLNKYLEAQLLQGLGRAYGAEVYLRKTKGKLTGWLSYTYSKTERLVRGISNDEWFFSKYDRTHMVNTSATYDWKRFSFSANFVYLSGTPATFPNAKLQLQSINIPYNTENKRNNYRNTPYHRLDLAVTYNLTRNPEAKKRHSVVVSVYNVYNRRNAFSIYFRTKEGEPMQTEAVRYSVIGTVIPALTYNFRF from the coding sequence TACTCATCAGCTTTGTGGGCTACACTAGCATTACGCAAGAAATTGATCTTACAAAAAATACCACACTCAATTTTGAGCCTAAGGAACAAGGCCGCGATTTACAAGAGGTAGAAATTACCGCTGAAGCTGCAGATAAAAATGTAAAGAGCATGGAAATGAGTGTGGCAAAATTGGATATTAAACAAATTCAAAAAATGCCGGCACTCCTCGGTGAAGTGGATGTGATTAAAACAATTCAACTTTTACCCGGTGTAACAACCGTTGGTGAAGGTGCAAGTGGATTTAATGTACGCGGTGGAAATATTGATCAGAATTTAGTGTTGCTAGACGAGGCCCCGGTTTATAATTCTTCTCACTTATTCGGATTTTTCTCAGTATTTAATCCGGATGCGGTAAAAGATGTGAAGTTGATTAAAGGAGGAATTCCTTCTCAATATGGCGGACGTGTTTCTTCTATTCTCGATATCCGTATGAAAGAAGGTAACAGTAAGACCTACGAAGTGAATGGCGGAATTGGAACTATTTTTAGTCGCTTAGCAATTGAAGCGCCAATTAAAAAAGATAAAGCTTCTTTTATCATTGCAGGAAGAAGAAGTTATATTGATGTTCTTGCTAAACCAGCGCTTAAAAAACGTCAGCCTGAATTGGCGGATGCTAAATTTTACTTCTACGATTTAACGGCAAAAATTAACTGGAAGATTAATGATAAAAACACTGTATTCTTAAGTGGATATCTCGGACGAGATGTGTTTGGTGCCGGTTTTACTTTTAATTGGGGAAATACAACGACTTCTCTTCGTTGGAATCATATTTTCAATAGTAAATTATTTATGAATATGACGGCATTCTATAGTAATTACGATTATCAATTAGGATTTAAGCAAGAAGGGACCAGTCAGAAATTCGAATGGAAGTCAAATATTATTAATTACAGCGTAAAACCTGACTTTGCTTACTATTTAAATAGTAAAAACACAATTCGCTTTGGTGTACAGGCCATTTATTTTGATTTCGTTCCGGGTAAGGCTGCAGTTACGGATAATAAAAGCAACACCATAAATATCAGTCTCGAAAATAAAAAAGGAATTGAATACGGTGTGTATTTAGGTAATGAACAAAAACTTTTACCACGCTTAACAGCTGAATATGGTATCCGTTGGAGTTTTTACAATTACCTGGGTGAAGGAACCGTGTATTATTATCGCGATACTATTCCAAATGAAGAACTACCATTGGACCGCGAGGAGAAGGCTAAAAGCTGGGAGTCGATTAAATTCTACCACAATCCTGAGCCTCGCTTGGCTCTTAATTACACGATTGATGATAAAAGTTCCATTAAAGCCAGCTACAACCGGATGGCTCAATATATACAGATAGTTTCTAATACCGCGGCTAGCACACCGTTAGATGTATATACTCCGGTAACGAACAATATTAAGCCTTTGGTGGCCGACCAAGGTGCTATCGGTTATTTTAGAAATTTTAAAGAGAATATGTACGAAACATCCATTGAGATTTATTACAAGTACATGCAAAATCAATTGGATTATATTGATAATTCAGACCTTCTCTTAAATAAATACTTAGAAGCACAATTATTACAAGGGTTAGGACGAGCCTACGGAGCAGAAGTTTACTTACGCAAAACAAAAGGAAAATTGACAGGTTGGTTAAGTTATACTTATTCTAAAACGGAGCGTTTAGTACGCGGAATCTCTAACGATGAATGGTTCTTTTCGAAGTACGATAGAACGCACATGGTGAACACTTCTGCAACCTACGATTGGAAACGCTTTAGTTTCTCTGCTAACTTTGTTTATTTAAGCGGAACCCCGGCTACTTTCCCAAATGCTAAATTACAATTGCAATCTATTAATATTCCTTATAATACAGAAAACAAACGAAATAACTATCGTAACACACCTTATCACCGTTTAGATTTGGCTGTTACTTATAATTTAACACGTAACCCTGAGGCAAAGAAACGTCATTCGGTGGTGGTGAGTGTTTACAATGTGTACAACCGCAGAAATGCTTTCTCAATTTACTTCCGTACAAAAGAAGGGGAGCCTATGCAAACAGAGGCTGTTCGTTATTCTGTAATCGGTACAGTCATTCCTGCATTAACATATAATTTCAGATTCTAA
- a CDS encoding DUF4249 domain-containing protein, giving the protein MKRFSILFSIVLSVVFTSCEDVIQVELDKGEDLVVIDAFINGNKTNQKVRLTYTDDYFSSKNPPAIIGATVKLTDLSNGKIYNFTDINNGDYIYTPTASDTIVHWFHNYKLDVTYNGKTYSSVTESNRTAKLDSISAKYEDGSSIFASEPGYYCVLWARDLPGPKSDYYWVKTSKNGIPFNKSNQINIAIDGTNGSVPSGDTLLFTPPIITNVTPFGEVYELGDSCSVEIHAITKETYFFLLQVINQTNNSGLFATTPENVKTNIITPDGATKAIGWFSVANTSVAWKKIK; this is encoded by the coding sequence ATGAAAAGATTTAGCATATTATTTAGTATTGTCCTTTCAGTTGTATTTACTTCTTGTGAGGATGTTATTCAAGTTGAACTTGACAAAGGTGAAGATTTGGTTGTGATCGACGCATTTATAAATGGAAATAAAACCAATCAAAAAGTAAGGCTTACGTATACGGATGATTATTTCAGTTCTAAAAATCCTCCTGCTATAATTGGAGCAACAGTTAAGTTAACGGATTTATCTAATGGTAAAATTTATAATTTCACAGATATCAATAATGGGGATTACATCTATACGCCAACAGCTTCGGATACAATAGTACATTGGTTTCATAATTATAAACTTGATGTAACTTACAATGGTAAAACATATAGTTCAGTTACTGAATCGAACCGTACAGCGAAATTAGACAGTATTAGCGCGAAGTATGAAGATGGTTCCAGTATTTTCGCTTCTGAACCAGGATACTATTGTGTTTTATGGGCACGTGATTTACCCGGACCTAAATCAGATTATTATTGGGTAAAAACTTCTAAGAACGGAATTCCATTTAATAAAAGTAATCAAATTAATATTGCAATCGATGGAACTAATGGAAGTGTTCCATCTGGTGATACCTTACTTTTTACGCCTCCAATTATTACAAATGTTACACCTTTCGGTGAAGTTTATGAGTTAGGCGATTCTTGTTCGGTGGAAATACATGCAATAACCAAGGAAACTTACTTCTTTTTACTGCAGGTAATCAATCAAACGAACAACTCAGGACTATTTGCTACTACTCCGGAAAATGTAAAAACCAATATTATTACACCGGATGGCGCTACCAAAGCTATTGGTTGGTTTAGTGTAGCGAATACTTCAGTTGCTTGGAAGAAAATAAAATAA
- a CDS encoding MFS transporter, with the protein MSNFLHDYIKIEKPVMSVIISEFFIQLVNATFMNILPLYMTREGFSDEEIALYITFRFLGVFVLALPFGKLIKGKPLVPLFYISNIFVPLFGLLIVLSIALKIKWLILISLLLWGASFTFMQIPVAPFILRNSAKHNHTAGISLSYSTWSFASILSGVVIALLDIINPITFNEKNILIIFSILGFGGLPFLMRTKFNEVIETPNEETPSSNKNESNWPLIFKALVPTLIIATGAGLTIPFISLFFDRVHHLDKGGFSVISSIAAVLVAYGAMLVPKIKHNIGYKIAIPTTQSLAVISLVALATTQFYSQYSVALYIAIACYLLRQPLMNMAGPMTSELVLNYVGKNNREITSALTSAIWSGSWVISGFMVKIMFGQGFEFVNIFLITSALYAFGVFMYYMLILDYIKREKSGLIDN; encoded by the coding sequence ATGTCGAATTTTCTGCACGATTATATAAAGATTGAAAAGCCTGTGATGAGCGTCATCATTTCGGAGTTTTTTATTCAGTTGGTGAATGCCACATTCATGAACATCCTGCCTCTCTACATGACCCGCGAAGGTTTTTCGGATGAAGAGATTGCTTTGTACATCACGTTTCGGTTTCTTGGTGTATTTGTTTTGGCTTTGCCATTCGGGAAATTAATTAAAGGGAAACCACTCGTTCCCCTGTTTTATATATCCAACATTTTTGTTCCGTTATTTGGACTACTCATTGTCCTTTCAATAGCATTAAAAATAAAATGGCTTATTTTAATATCTTTATTGCTTTGGGGCGCTTCATTCACCTTCATGCAAATTCCAGTTGCTCCTTTTATTTTGCGTAATTCAGCTAAACACAATCATACGGCAGGAATATCGTTGAGCTACAGCACCTGGAGTTTTGCTAGCATATTAAGTGGTGTAGTCATTGCCTTACTTGATATTATCAATCCAATAACGTTTAACGAGAAAAACATTTTAATTATTTTTTCCATTTTGGGATTTGGTGGGTTACCGTTTTTAATGCGAACAAAATTTAATGAGGTGATAGAAACGCCGAATGAAGAAACACCTTCATCCAACAAAAATGAAAGCAATTGGCCATTAATTTTTAAAGCATTAGTCCCTACTCTTATTATTGCAACAGGTGCAGGACTAACCATTCCCTTTATTAGTTTATTCTTTGATAGGGTACATCACCTTGACAAAGGCGGATTTTCTGTTATCAGTTCCATTGCTGCGGTTTTAGTTGCATATGGCGCAATGTTGGTTCCAAAAATTAAACATAACATTGGTTATAAGATTGCGATTCCTACAACCCAGTCCTTGGCTGTAATTTCATTAGTTGCGCTCGCAACCACACAGTTTTATAGCCAGTATTCTGTTGCGCTTTATATTGCGATTGCCTGTTATTTACTTCGTCAACCATTAATGAATATGGCCGGCCCTATGACATCTGAACTCGTTTTGAATTATGTAGGAAAAAACAATAGAGAAATCACCAGCGCCCTTACTTCTGCCATTTGGAGTGGCAGTTGGGTAATCAGCGGATTCATGGTAAAAATCATGTTTGGTCAAGGATTTGAATTCGTGAATATATTTTTAATCACATCGGCACTCTATGCTTTTGGTGTATTTATGTATTATATGTTAATTTTAGACTATATTAAACGAGAAAAAAGCGGACTCATAGATAACTGA
- the miaA gene encoding tRNA (adenosine(37)-N6)-dimethylallyltransferase MiaA, which produces MSTGKKYLVVIAGPTGVGKTALAIQLAKYFNTEIISADSRQFYKETSIGTAKPSQEELNAVTHHFINTLSIHQNYSVGDFEKDVIKLLHELFTKHNIVFLVGGSGLYIDAVLYGVDEFIEVSEATRHFVKENYSQKGISWLQEEVKTKDPVYFSNVDQNNPQRLMRALEVCNESGKPYSSFLKNNTSEREFETIKLLINQPREILYEKINKRVDKMVADGLEAEAQSLYPFKHLNALNTVGYKEWFMHFSGEITREAAIELIKQKTRNYAKRQLTWFKNQDNYEEFGPDDFEKLKAYLEIILQHS; this is translated from the coding sequence TTGAGCACCGGCAAAAAATACTTGGTAGTCATTGCCGGACCAACCGGTGTTGGAAAAACTGCTCTTGCTATTCAATTGGCCAAGTATTTTAATACAGAAATAATTTCGGCCGACTCACGCCAATTTTACAAAGAAACAAGTATAGGAACAGCAAAACCTTCGCAAGAAGAATTAAATGCTGTTACACATCATTTTATTAATACTTTAAGTATTCATCAGAATTATAGCGTTGGTGATTTTGAAAAAGATGTGATAAAACTATTACATGAATTGTTTACTAAACATAACATCGTTTTTTTGGTAGGTGGATCCGGATTATACATTGATGCAGTTTTATATGGTGTTGATGAATTTATAGAGGTGTCGGAAGCTACTCGTCATTTCGTAAAAGAGAATTACTCACAAAAAGGAATTTCCTGGTTACAGGAGGAAGTTAAAACTAAAGACCCTGTTTACTTTTCTAATGTCGATCAAAATAACCCGCAACGACTTATGCGTGCACTGGAAGTTTGTAACGAGAGCGGAAAACCTTACTCTTCTTTCTTAAAAAACAACACTTCCGAAAGAGAATTCGAAACCATAAAACTTTTAATCAATCAGCCACGTGAAATTTTGTACGAGAAAATTAATAAACGTGTCGATAAAATGGTGGCAGATGGATTGGAAGCAGAAGCTCAATCACTTTATCCGTTTAAACATCTTAATGCATTAAATACGGTCGGATATAAAGAATGGTTTATGCATTTTTCGGGTGAAATTACCCGCGAAGCGGCAATTGAACTTATCAAACAAAAAACACGCAATTACGCGAAACGTCAGTTAACCTGGTTTAAAAATCAAGATAACTATGAGGAATTTGGTCCGGATGATTTTGAAAAACTAAAAGCTTATCTCGAAATAATTTTGCAGCACTCCTAA
- a CDS encoding YicC family protein codes for MIKSMTGFGKATKEFTDKTVNVEIRSLNSKGMDLSLRLSSIYREFELELRNDISKKLERGKIDLSIFVESKNQETPVDINTDLAKAYHKKLKDLANDLNENSDSLLSQIIKLPDVLKSERKEANENEWKEIKTVIEVAIEGLNKFRDDEGKSIEKDFTERLNIIMDCLEKIKELDKLRIENIKKRIKGNITEVIGTEKIDINRFEQELIYYVEKLDINEEKVRLKTHCDYFLKTMKDPSSGRKLNFITQEIGREINTIGSKANDAEIQKLVVLMKDELEKIKEQSNNVL; via the coding sequence ATGATTAAATCAATGACAGGCTTTGGAAAAGCCACGAAAGAGTTTACCGATAAAACTGTGAATGTTGAAATTCGTTCTCTGAATAGCAAAGGAATGGATTTGAGTTTACGTCTTTCCAGTATTTATCGTGAGTTTGAATTAGAATTACGTAACGATATCAGTAAAAAATTAGAGCGCGGTAAAATTGACTTAAGCATTTTTGTGGAAAGTAAAAATCAGGAAACACCTGTTGATATTAACACCGATTTAGCCAAAGCCTACCATAAAAAGCTTAAAGATTTGGCTAATGATTTAAATGAAAACAGTGATTCATTATTGTCGCAAATCATAAAACTTCCTGATGTTTTAAAATCTGAACGTAAAGAAGCGAACGAAAACGAGTGGAAAGAAATTAAAACAGTTATTGAAGTAGCTATTGAAGGCTTGAACAAATTCAGAGATGATGAAGGAAAGTCAATTGAAAAAGACTTTACGGAGCGATTAAACATCATTATGGATTGCTTAGAAAAAATTAAAGAATTGGATAAGCTCCGTATTGAAAATATAAAGAAACGTATTAAAGGTAACATCACCGAAGTAATCGGAACAGAAAAAATCGACATCAATCGTTTTGAGCAAGAGCTAATTTATTACGTTGAAAAACTCGACATCAACGAAGAGAAAGTACGTTTAAAAACACATTGCGATTATTTCCTTAAAACCATGAAAGATCCTTCGAGCGGAAGAAAATTAAATTTCATTACGCAAGAAATAGGCCGGGAAATTAATACGATTGGTTCTAAAGCGAATGATGCTGAAATACAGAAACTGGTTGTGTTAATGAAAGATGAATTAGAGAAAATAAAGGAACAAAGTAACAACGTACTATAA
- a CDS encoding DMT family transporter, with translation MSDALKAHISLFAAQVIYALNYSIAKDLMPVHIGPLALVFLRISGACLLFWILSLFARKESLDVGDLKKMAILAIFGVFVNQVFFIYGLSLTIPINSAIIMISNPIMVIVFTLIVFKERITFLKISGLSLGIAGAVSLLLFRGNFEFGSENIAGDLMTLINSASWAVFVVMAKPYMQKYQTVTVMKWIFLFGLIYMTPIGIYDLPHVNWSAFTPEIIGAISFVVVATTFLAYLLNTYALKALSSSVVSMYIYTQPFLATIFAVILGKDSLTPIKVLAGVLIITGVYLVSYKPTKKEIIK, from the coding sequence ATGAGCGACGCACTTAAAGCCCATATTTCATTATTTGCTGCACAAGTTATTTACGCGCTCAATTATTCTATAGCCAAAGATTTGATGCCGGTTCATATCGGTCCTTTAGCTTTAGTATTTCTTCGCATTTCAGGAGCTTGTTTACTGTTTTGGATATTATCATTATTTGCTCGAAAAGAATCATTAGATGTGGGCGACTTAAAAAAAATGGCGATTCTGGCCATCTTTGGTGTTTTCGTTAATCAGGTGTTTTTTATTTACGGATTAAGTTTAACGATCCCCATCAACTCCGCTATTATCATGATTTCAAATCCGATTATGGTGATTGTATTTACACTGATTGTTTTTAAAGAGCGAATTACCTTTTTAAAAATATCCGGATTGAGCTTAGGTATCGCGGGCGCTGTATCCTTATTATTATTCAGAGGTAATTTTGAGTTTGGAAGTGAAAATATTGCCGGTGATTTAATGACGCTTATTAACTCTGCGTCTTGGGCGGTTTTTGTAGTGATGGCAAAACCATATATGCAAAAATACCAAACCGTAACTGTTATGAAATGGATTTTTCTTTTCGGATTAATCTATATGACGCCCATTGGTATTTACGATTTACCACATGTGAACTGGTCGGCTTTTACACCTGAAATTATTGGCGCAATTTCCTTTGTGGTAGTGGCCACTACTTTCCTCGCCTATCTGTTAAATACTTACGCTTTAAAAGCATTAAGCTCATCGGTGGTAAGCATGTACATTTACACGCAGCCTTTTTTAGCAACCATTTTTGCTGTAATTTTAGGCAAAGACAGTTTAACTCCAATTAAAGTTCTTGCCGGAGTTTTAATTATTACCGGCGTGTATTTGGTGAGTTATAAACCAACAAAAAAAGAAATTATTAAATGA
- a CDS encoding ABC transporter substrate-binding protein: protein MQYTDQTGYTIQLKAIPKRIVSLVPSQSELLWDLGLKNELVGITKFCIHPKAMFERIERVGGTKQLNLEKIRLLKPDLIIGNKEENDKTQIEELRKEFNVWMSDIYTIDDALRMIESIGELAGKKSEAAILSDQTQKKFSLVNNTHLKNKKVVYLMWYNPLMAAASNTFIHSIINSAGMINLFAEKERYPVTDVQEIKSLNPDLIMLSTEPFPFSDKHISEFEVLFGKGRVKIVDGEMFSWYGSRLLKVPDYLNQLLA from the coding sequence ATGCAATATACCGACCAAACAGGTTATACAATTCAATTAAAAGCTATACCGAAACGTATCGTTTCTTTAGTTCCGTCACAAAGTGAATTGTTATGGGATTTGGGTTTAAAAAATGAATTAGTAGGAATTACAAAGTTTTGTATTCATCCAAAGGCGATGTTTGAGCGCATTGAAAGAGTAGGCGGGACCAAGCAATTGAATCTGGAAAAGATACGTTTATTAAAACCCGATTTGATTATTGGAAATAAAGAAGAAAACGATAAAACACAAATCGAAGAATTACGCAAAGAATTTAATGTATGGATGAGTGATATCTATACGATTGATGATGCATTGAGAATGATAGAATCAATCGGTGAATTAGCCGGAAAAAAATCGGAAGCAGCCATATTATCGGATCAAACTCAGAAGAAATTTTCGCTGGTGAATAATACACATCTAAAAAATAAAAAGGTTGTTTATCTGATGTGGTACAATCCATTGATGGCCGCTGCTTCTAATACATTTATTCATTCAATTATAAATTCAGCGGGGATGATAAATTTATTCGCAGAAAAAGAACGCTATCCGGTTACCGATGTTCAAGAAATAAAATCGTTAAATCCAGATTTGATAATGCTTTCAACAGAGCCTTTCCCTTTTTCGGATAAACATATCAGCGAATTTGAGGTTTTGTTTGGAAAAGGCAGAGTGAAAATAGTAGATGGAGAGATGTTTAGCTGGTACGGGAGTCGTTTGTTAAAAGTTCCTGACTATTTAAATCAATTATTAGCTTAA
- a CDS encoding GIY-YIG nuclease family protein codes for MPYCVYILFSEKDSLLYIGFTSNLEERIKNHFAGKTKSTSYRLPLKLIFAEYYLFKEDALKREGYFKTTAGKKAIRLMLKNTLENLGYKIKYENLGVVNIDEKD; via the coding sequence CTGCCATATTGTGTTTATATATTGTTCAGCGAAAAAGATAGCTTACTATACATTGGATTCACTTCTAATTTGGAAGAAAGAATTAAAAATCATTTTGCAGGTAAAACTAAAAGCACCTCTTACAGATTACCTTTGAAGTTAATATTTGCCGAGTACTACCTTTTCAAAGAAGACGCTTTAAAAAGAGAAGGATATTTTAAAACCACCGCCGGAAAAAAGGCTATTCGACTCATGTTAAAAAATACGTTAGAAAATTTAGGCTATAAAATCAAATACGAAAACCTTGGAGTTGTGAATATAGACGAAAAGGATTGA